A single window of Methylomarinum sp. Ch1-1 DNA harbors:
- the yjgA gene encoding ribosome biogenesis factor YjgA: protein MQEEYYEDDEALFEYAERPNKTQIKREIAAISAMAEEICELTEAQIDTLNLPDELQLALLEAAKMPHKGARKRQLKYITAQLRKMDIGALQEKLARLKSQSAHAVREHHQAERWRDQLLGENGHQQLTQLLDKFPHADGQHLRQLMRNAGKELKAEKAPKSARLLYRYLKELIESAN from the coding sequence ATGCAAGAAGAATATTACGAGGATGACGAGGCGTTATTCGAATATGCGGAACGTCCTAATAAAACGCAGATAAAAAGAGAAATCGCCGCTATTTCCGCGATGGCGGAGGAGATCTGCGAGTTGACCGAAGCACAAATCGACACCTTGAATTTGCCGGATGAGCTTCAGTTGGCGTTGCTGGAAGCGGCAAAAATGCCCCATAAGGGCGCCAGAAAACGACAGCTTAAATACATCACCGCGCAGCTGCGCAAAATGGATATCGGGGCTTTGCAGGAGAAGTTGGCGCGGCTTAAGAGTCAAAGCGCCCATGCAGTCAGAGAGCATCATCAGGCTGAACGTTGGCGCGATCAGTTATTGGGGGAGAATGGCCATCAGCAATTGACCCAGCTGCTAGACAAGTTTCCTCACGCAGACGGTCAACATCTAAGGCAGTTGATGCGCAATGCCGGCAAAGAGCTAAAAGCCGAGAAAGCTCCTAAATCGGCGAGGCTGTTGTATCGCTATCTGAAGGAGTTGATTGAGAGCGCTAATTGA